One Microcebus murinus isolate Inina chromosome 9, M.murinus_Inina_mat1.0, whole genome shotgun sequence DNA window includes the following coding sequences:
- the NAPEPLD gene encoding N-acyl-phosphatidylethanolamine-hydrolyzing phospholipase D isoform X2 yields the protein MLHFSSPKDMDENENNQSLVTSNQYPKEAARKRQNSAQNSGGSDSSRFSRKSFKLDYRLEEDVTKSKKGKDGRFVNPWPTWKNPSIPNVLKWLIMEKDHSSIPRSKEELDKELPVLKPYFVTDPEEAGVREAGLRVTWLGHATVMVEMDELIFLTDPIFSSRASPSQYMGPKRFRRPPCTISELPPIDAVLISHNHYDHLDYSSVIALNERFGNELRWFVPLGLLDWMQKCGCENVIELDWWEENCVPGHDKVTFVFTPSQHWCKRTLMDDNKVLWGSWSVLGPWNRFFFAGDTGYCPAFEEIGKRFGPFDLAAIPIGAYEPRWFMKYQHVDPEEAVRIHIDVQTKKSVAIHWGTFALANEHYLEPPVKLSEALERYGLKTEDFFILKHGESRYLNTDDENFE from the exons TTCTTCACCAAAGGACatggatgaaaatgaaaacaaccagTCCCTGGTGACTAGCAACCAATATCCTAAAGAAGCAGCAAGAAAACGCCAAAATTCAGCACAGAATTCTGGAGGAAGTgattcttctaggttttccaggAAAAGCTTCAAACTGGATTACAGACTAGAGGAAGATGTAACCaaatcaaagaaaggaaaagatgggAGATTTGTTAACCCTTGGCCAACATGGAAAAATCCCTCAATTCCAAATGTTCTCAAATGGCTGATAATGGAGAAAGATCACAGCAGCATTCCACGTTCTAAAGAG GAACTGGACAAAGAACTCCCAGTGCTAAAGCCATATTTTGTCACTGACCCTGAAGAAGCTGGAGTGCGGGAAGCTGGCTTGAGAGTCACGTGGCTGGGGCATGCCACAGTGATGGTGGAGATGGATGAGCTCATATTTCTCACGGATCCCATCTTCAGCTCTCGAGCCTCACCGTCCCAGTACATGGGTCCAAAGCGATTTCGGCGTCCCCCGTGCACGATAAGTGAACTCCCCCCGATAGATGCAGTCCTTATCAGTCACAACCACTATGACCATCTGGACTACAGTTCTGTCATTGCTTTGAATGAGCGATTTGGTAATGAGTTGAGATGGTTTGTGCCTTTGGGTCTCCTCGACTGGATGCAAAAATGTGGTTGTGAGAATGTGATTGAGCTGGACTGGTGGGAGGAGAATTGTGTCCCGGGACATGATAAGGTCACCTTTGTCTTTACGCCTTCCCAGCACTGGTGTAAAAGGACTCTAATGGATGACAACAAGGTTCTGTGGGGCAGCTGGTCTGTCTTGGGGCCTTGGAATCGGTTTTTTTTTGCAGGAGATACTGGTTATTGCCCTGCTTTTGAAGAGATAGGAAAAAGATTTGGACCTTTTGACCTTGCAGCTATTCCCATTGGAGCTTATGAACCAAG GTGGTTTATGAAATATCAGCATGTAGACCCGGAAGAAGCTGTAAGGATTCACATTGATGTCCAAACAAAGAAATCTGTGGCAATTCACTGGGGAACTTTTGCCTTAGCAAATGAG CATTACTTAGAGCCTCCAGTGAAACTGAGTGAAGCTCTAGAAAGATATGGACTTAAGACTGAAGATTTTTTTATCTTGAAGCATGGAGAATCAAGATACCTAAATACAGATGATGAAAACTTTGAATAA
- the NAPEPLD gene encoding N-acyl-phosphatidylethanolamine-hydrolyzing phospholipase D isoform X3, which produces MDENENNQSLVTSNQYPKEAARKRQNSAQNSGGSDSSRFSRKSFKLDYRLEEDVTKSKKGKDGRFVNPWPTWKNPSIPNVLKWLIMEKDHSSIPRSKEELDKELPVLKPYFVTDPEEAGVREAGLRVTWLGHATVMVEMDELIFLTDPIFSSRASPSQYMGPKRFRRPPCTISELPPIDAVLISHNHYDHLDYSSVIALNERFGNELRWFVPLGLLDWMQKCGCENVIELDWWEENCVPGHDKVTFVFTPSQHWCKRTLMDDNKVLWGSWSVLGPWNRFFFAGDTGYCPAFEEIGKRFGPFDLAAIPIGAYEPRWFMKYQHVDPEEAVRIHIDVQTKKSVAIHWGTFALANEHYLEPPVKLSEALERYGLKTEDFFILKHGESRYLNTDDENFE; this is translated from the exons atggatgaaaatgaaaacaaccagTCCCTGGTGACTAGCAACCAATATCCTAAAGAAGCAGCAAGAAAACGCCAAAATTCAGCACAGAATTCTGGAGGAAGTgattcttctaggttttccaggAAAAGCTTCAAACTGGATTACAGACTAGAGGAAGATGTAACCaaatcaaagaaaggaaaagatgggAGATTTGTTAACCCTTGGCCAACATGGAAAAATCCCTCAATTCCAAATGTTCTCAAATGGCTGATAATGGAGAAAGATCACAGCAGCATTCCACGTTCTAAAGAG GAACTGGACAAAGAACTCCCAGTGCTAAAGCCATATTTTGTCACTGACCCTGAAGAAGCTGGAGTGCGGGAAGCTGGCTTGAGAGTCACGTGGCTGGGGCATGCCACAGTGATGGTGGAGATGGATGAGCTCATATTTCTCACGGATCCCATCTTCAGCTCTCGAGCCTCACCGTCCCAGTACATGGGTCCAAAGCGATTTCGGCGTCCCCCGTGCACGATAAGTGAACTCCCCCCGATAGATGCAGTCCTTATCAGTCACAACCACTATGACCATCTGGACTACAGTTCTGTCATTGCTTTGAATGAGCGATTTGGTAATGAGTTGAGATGGTTTGTGCCTTTGGGTCTCCTCGACTGGATGCAAAAATGTGGTTGTGAGAATGTGATTGAGCTGGACTGGTGGGAGGAGAATTGTGTCCCGGGACATGATAAGGTCACCTTTGTCTTTACGCCTTCCCAGCACTGGTGTAAAAGGACTCTAATGGATGACAACAAGGTTCTGTGGGGCAGCTGGTCTGTCTTGGGGCCTTGGAATCGGTTTTTTTTTGCAGGAGATACTGGTTATTGCCCTGCTTTTGAAGAGATAGGAAAAAGATTTGGACCTTTTGACCTTGCAGCTATTCCCATTGGAGCTTATGAACCAAG GTGGTTTATGAAATATCAGCATGTAGACCCGGAAGAAGCTGTAAGGATTCACATTGATGTCCAAACAAAGAAATCTGTGGCAATTCACTGGGGAACTTTTGCCTTAGCAAATGAG CATTACTTAGAGCCTCCAGTGAAACTGAGTGAAGCTCTAGAAAGATATGGACTTAAGACTGAAGATTTTTTTATCTTGAAGCATGGAGAATCAAGATACCTAAATACAGATGATGAAAACTTTGAATAA